The Bacteroidales bacterium genome contains the following window.
AACAGAGATTATGGGAGCCAGCTTCCGCAATACCGGCGAAATAACCGAATTAGCCGGCTGTGATTTGCTCACCATCTCACCAAATTTATTAGCCGAACTGGAAGCTTCCAATAAAAATATTGAGCAAAAACTAAATAGTGAAACAGCAAAAGCCAAAGAAATTGAAAAGACTGAATTGGATGAAAAATCATTCCGTTGGTTATTTAACGAAAATGCAATGGCAACAGAAAAGTTAGCCGAAGGCATTCGTAAGTTTAGTGCCGATTTAGTAAAACTTGAGAAATTTATTGCTGCAAAAATATAAATACCAAGCTATGCGCATCGATATACTGAGCATATTTCCCGAAATGTTTGAAGGGCCATTTAGTCATTCTATTATTAAACGCGCCCAAGAAAAAGGCTTGGCAAAAATCCACATTCACGATATTAGAGCCTATTCTACCAACAAACATAAAAAAGTTGATGACTATCCCTATGGCGGTGGTGCGGGAATGGTAATGATGGCTGAACCCATTGTAGCAGCAATAGAAGATTTAAAAAGTAAAGTAAATTACGATGCTATCATATTTATGACTCCCGACGGGAAAGTTTTTAATCAAAAAACAGCCAATCATTTTTCTTCTTTTAAAAACATACTCTTGCTTTGCGGACATTATAAAGGTATTGATGAGCGCATTAGAGAAAATTATATCACTCACGAAATAAGTATAGGCGACTATGTACTATCAGGCGGAGAATTGGCAGCAATAGTTGTTAGCGATGCTTTAATCCGTTTAATTCCGGGTGTTTTAGGCGATGAAACCTCTGCCCTCTCGGATTCATTTCAAGACGGATTACTCTCTCCTCCGGTTTACACACGCCCCTACGATTTTAAAGGTTTTAAAGTTCCTGATATTCTTCTATCAGGAAATGAGAAAGTCATAGCAGAATGGAAACATCAACAAGCATTGGAAAGAACGCAAAAAAGACGTCCGGATTTGCTTGATTAAACATAATTTATTTTCTAATCTTTAAGATAAGACTCAAGCTTTTTACCATTCATATATAACTGATTATATGATAGTTGAACAGCTGTTAAGCGATTAACAAGATTAAAACAAAAAATGCAAGAAATTAATTTTAAAAATTTCTTGTACAAAACAAATTAATACCCGTATATTTGCACTCTTTTTAGAAACAGATAAATAGAACATAATGAGTAAACCAGCCCTTATAAAATTCGTCGAGGATTCAGTAGAAATGAAACAATATCCTGATTTTAAAGCAGGTGATACTGTTACTGTAAAATATAAAATTAAAGAAGGAAGCAAAGAACGTATCCAGAATTTCCAAGGTGTTGTTCTTCAGCGTTCCGGTAGCTCTACAACAGAAACTTTTACAGTTCGTAAAATTTCAAACAATGTTGGAGTTGAAAGAATCTTCCCTTTATCTTCACCTAACATTGACGACATTGTTGTTAATCGTCGTGGAGTTGTTCGTAGAGCACGTATCTTCTACTTAAGAGGATTAAAAGGTAAAAAAGCAAGAATCAAAGAAAAGAGAGTATAATCTCCTTTTCTAAAACAGATTAAAAACTTCGATATTCGGAGTTTTTTTTTACTTTAGTTTTTAAAGTTAATATTAAAATTCTTTAGAGATGAGTAATACAGACGAAAATTTGACACTATCGAAAAGTGTTTTAGAAATGATTACCGTTGCCCATGAGTTTTGCTTATTTATGGAAAAAATAGATTCTTACTCTCAAGAAGACATCTTAAATTATTTCCAAAAAATAATTCCCTTACTCTACTTAAAAGGCTCTCTTTTGCCCGACATTAAAGTTGCAGACGACTCTTATATGGAGCGTTATGTAACTGCTGAAACTTGGGAAATAATCTTTAATGAACTTAGAAATAAGCTAAAACCTTTGGATAATTATTGGGTTTTAGAATTTAGTGACGATACCGAAGCCACAAAAGCAAATATTGCGGATAATCTTACAGATGTTTATCAAGACCTTAAAGATTTTATAATCCTCTATACAAAAAACACTCAAACAGCACGTGAAAACGCTATTTTAGAGTGCAAAATCCAATTCGAAACACATTGGGGTATACGATTATTAAATGCAGTAAAAGCCATTCACCAAATTAAGTACAATAAACAGAAGTAAGTTGTATTTACATCTTTTATAAAACTTAAGTTAATATCCCAATAAGTGGGTATTTTCATTACAAACTTCGTAAAATCAAGCCTTTTCCGTACTTTTGCTTTCAAATAAAATTGGCTAATGAAAGCGCTTCTCGAACTCACACAGGGAGAAACTGGTATTATTGTAAAAGTAAAAGGACGTGGTGCATTTCGTAAACGTATTATCGAAATGGGTTTTGTCGTGGGTAAAAAAGTCAGCGTTATTAAAAAAGCTCCCTTACAAGATCCCATAGAATACAAAATTATGGGTTACGACATATCATTACGAGCTCAGGAAGCCAAAATGATTGATGTTATTTACGAAGACGAACCCGGCAGAATAAGAAAAAACGGATATCAAGGTACTCTCGACGAAGGAGGTCCAAAACGAGGCAGGATACGAAAAGATAAAATTATAAATGTTGCTTTAGTAGGAAATCCCAATAGTGGAAAAACAAGCTTATTTAATTTTGCCTCGGGATCTAAAGAACATGTGGGAAATTATACAGGAGTTACCGTTTCGGCCAAAGAAGCACGTTTTTACCAAAATGGATATCAATTTAACTTAGTTGATTTACCCGGAACATATTCTATTACTCATTATACACCGGAGGAACTCTATGTTCGCAATTATGTCCTTGAACAAGTTCCGGATGTTGTTCTAAATGTTGTTGACAGCTCAAACTTAGAGCGTAATCTCTTCCTAACTACCCAACTTATCGATATGGATATTAAGGTAGTGATGGCACTAAATATGTGGGACGAACTCACTAAACATGGAGCCATACTTGACTATATTTCTTTAG
Protein-coding sequences here:
- the rplS gene encoding 50S ribosomal protein L19, with protein sequence MSKPALIKFVEDSVEMKQYPDFKAGDTVTVKYKIKEGSKERIQNFQGVVLQRSGSSTTETFTVRKISNNVGVERIFPLSSPNIDDIVVNRRGVVRRARIFYLRGLKGKKARIKEKRV
- a CDS encoding DUF5063 domain-containing protein, giving the protein MSNTDENLTLSKSVLEMITVAHEFCLFMEKIDSYSQEDILNYFQKIIPLLYLKGSLLPDIKVADDSYMERYVTAETWEIIFNELRNKLKPLDNYWVLEFSDDTEATKANIADNLTDVYQDLKDFIILYTKNTQTARENAILECKIQFETHWGIRLLNAVKAIHQIKYNKQK
- the trmD gene encoding tRNA (guanosine(37)-N1)-methyltransferase TrmD is translated as MRIDILSIFPEMFEGPFSHSIIKRAQEKGLAKIHIHDIRAYSTNKHKKVDDYPYGGGAGMVMMAEPIVAAIEDLKSKVNYDAIIFMTPDGKVFNQKTANHFSSFKNILLLCGHYKGIDERIRENYITHEISIGDYVLSGGELAAIVVSDALIRLIPGVLGDETSALSDSFQDGLLSPPVYTRPYDFKGFKVPDILLSGNEKVIAEWKHQQALERTQKRRPDLLD